The genomic region TCAAAAACAATGATATCAAGACCATATTATCTAGCTTTATTAATTCTATGAAAATCTACTAAACATGTGGTTAGTATTTATTTCTGTAATTAAGAATCCTCAGATGGAGGGTCAAGTCGAGGAACACATTGCATATCCCTGCAAAGAATATAACCATGGTTGCAGTTTAGGCATTCAATATTGATAGTGTAGCATATACACCAGGCTATAAAAATCTGATGAAAGGGTTAGGAATTACGAACTTCTATTGTTTCAAATTATTGACATCTTCAATGTATTTTTTGAGTGAAATAAGATTCCAATTTCTATGTAAATCTGACCATTATATTGACCACAGAACTTATTTTGATGTCTCCTATcaaaacataatatattgattttagaTTCACCAAATATCAAATGTGCAAGATAACAAGCATATCACAAACAAAAATGTTTTGATAAAAAACATACATGGCCTCAGGAATCATCACTTTGAAGTGCCCATTGAAGGTGAACTCTAGGATTCTAGCAATCATATGTACCCAAAATCTTACTAAATCCCAAATCCcaatataaaatgaattatgagaAACTCCTTTAAAATCTAGTAAATGCTTGACCTCATTTTGTTCACAAAATATCATATCAACTGGCTCACCATGAGCCCCAAGTTCAAACCTATTAACAGGTCAATGTCACATTATGTAAGCAAAAAGTAAAGTAAGTtaagaaacaataaattttagcataaagaaagaaagaagaaagcatGAAGTATAACAATCTTCAGAAGGTTTCTACTCACAAAGTTAAAATCATAATCCCTCAGAGTAAGAAATGGAAATATAATGAGCCAATAAATGCAATCTGTAAGCATCACTGCCCCTGCATTCATCTGTTTAAAGACATTACCAAACACGTTAAAATTAGGAGAAACTAATGCAACGTTGTAGTGAACATGGATAGAAGTTAAATTATCGACATCGTTGAAAAAAGATGTATATGTTCAGGTTTATAGTATGCAGTTGAACATCATTAACAACATGATGCAAAAGTGATCCACTTTTCATGCAATGATGTCCAAAAGTGCCAGATTTACTCTGCATACATTGCCAACCTAACAAATTAGTAAATTATGCAAAGAATCTTTAGTGAAATCATGCATTTGAAGGAGAGAACAAAATACCAAAgtgcaaaacaaaaagaaagagaagaagaaaaaaaagatgtcACACTTGAAAGACATCAAAATGGTAAAGAGTGCACACAAACATAtgaactaaacaaaaacaaataaaggaaaaaagaaaagaagtgacaattgagtttgattttcatttgacaacaaacatgtgtatatgtttCTCTATAAACCTAAAGTTGTTGATTTCTTGTTGATACCTGGAATAAAATTTGAAGAATATAACTCCAGATGGGTGCAACTTGATTCTTCTGTATTTCGGCAAGGGGATCAGCAAGGTGTTCCATTCTAGACAGGTTGGATGTATCTTGGTGTAAGAAAGGCATGTATGGCCCTTGCTCTACATCTATTCTAGCAACATTAACATTATTGATGGTGCTTGATTTGTTATGCCGATAACACCCATACGCTGATAGCGTAGATGCAAACTACACAAAGAAATTTCAGCTTGTGAGATCCAAATATGCTTCAACTTCAGAGATTACACTTTCTATAAAAGCATCATAAAGAGGTACAATGAGATATATGAACAGGAATGATTCCATTAAAGGCCTCCAAGAAAAATTACAAGCCATACCCCAAAATAAATTGTAACCAGAGTGAAGGTCCACCTGCAAGAAATCCAAAATAGTCATCATCAGAAGGGTTCGAAGCAAATGGTAAAGAAATGAACAACACTGAAatgaaattggaaaaaaaaaaaactaagctaAACAACCATACATGACttgaaatcaatttataaaGCTTAATGCAGAATTTGTTTTCTAGTATAGCTTTAAGTCACCAACTAAGAAAATAAGGTAGTAGCTACCAATTTCATGGCAGTATGGCACCACTATAAGTGTGTGACAAGACTCATATGTAAATATAGAGAAACATCGAGAGAAAGGGAATACTTACTgagtgtaataaaaaaatatggctCTGCCATTAATATGAATTTTGGCAACTAGAGATGCCAAcagggaagagaatgcaataaCACGAAAAGCTAGCAAACAAACTGGGTGAATTTCTTTAAGGAATGGTTTCCATGCTTCATCACC from Glycine soja cultivar W05 chromosome 16, ASM419377v2, whole genome shotgun sequence harbors:
- the LOC114389387 gene encoding uncharacterized protein LOC114389387 → MEQQDMADTTTLSYWLNWRFYLCAVCVLLSIVLSFLVIWKDKGSRKFRSGKGENQEDGTLSGDEAWKPFLKEIHPVCLLAFRVIAFSSLLASLVAKIHINGRAIFFYYTQWTFTLVTIYFGFASTLSAYGCYRHNKSSTINNVNVARIDVEQGPYMPFLHQDTSNLSRMEHLADPLAEIQKNQVAPIWSYILQILFQMNAGAVMLTDCIYWLIIFPFLTLRDYDFNFMTVNMHTLNVVFLLGDAALNCLKIHWFGMSFFVLWTSLYVIFQWTIHAFIWIWWPYPFLDVSLPSSPLWYLLVALLHIPCYGLFKLIVDVKYYFLSKWFPSSCQS